From Hippea alviniae EP5-r, the proteins below share one genomic window:
- a CDS encoding NAD(P)H-dependent flavin oxidoreductase yields the protein MSKIPALKIGDLVAKVPIIQGGMGVGISLSSLAGAVAKEGAIGVISAAEIGMIEEKDFFQHPQEANKRALRKEIKKAKEISGGGIIGINIMVAMTEFEELCVVSAEEKADIIFAGAGLPLTVPLKEIRRNGTKFGVIVSSAKAAELIFKYWDRHYKDIPDCVVVEGPKAGGHLGFKLEQIFDPNFALERITPPVIDVVKKYEEKYSKNVPVVAAGGIYTGEDIYFFMNEIGVDGVQMATRFVATYECDADIKFKEAYINAKKEDVVIIKSPVGLPGRAINNKFLEDVEKGKKQPFKCIWQCLKGCDYRKAPYCITQALVNAQKGRFAGGFAFAGENVYRVDKIVSVKELIDELVEGYLRAADRSQ from the coding sequence ATGAGTAAAATACCTGCTTTAAAAATAGGAGACCTTGTCGCTAAAGTTCCCATAATTCAGGGTGGAATGGGTGTTGGAATATCGCTGTCTTCTTTGGCTGGTGCTGTTGCAAAAGAAGGTGCCATAGGTGTTATCTCTGCTGCTGAGATTGGTATGATTGAAGAGAAGGACTTTTTTCAGCATCCGCAGGAAGCCAACAAAAGGGCTTTAAGAAAAGAGATTAAAAAGGCAAAAGAGATAAGTGGCGGTGGGATTATCGGCATAAACATAATGGTTGCAATGACTGAATTTGAAGAACTCTGCGTTGTTTCAGCAGAAGAGAAAGCCGATATAATCTTTGCTGGTGCGGGTTTGCCACTCACTGTACCATTAAAAGAGATAAGAAGAAATGGTACAAAATTTGGTGTCATTGTATCTTCTGCTAAAGCTGCAGAGCTTATATTTAAGTATTGGGACAGACATTATAAGGATATACCTGACTGTGTTGTTGTTGAAGGTCCGAAGGCGGGTGGACATTTGGGTTTTAAATTGGAGCAAATATTTGACCCGAACTTTGCTCTTGAGAGGATAACGCCGCCCGTGATTGATGTGGTAAAGAAGTATGAAGAGAAATACTCTAAAAATGTTCCTGTTGTTGCTGCGGGTGGTATATACACAGGTGAAGATATATACTTCTTTATGAACGAAATAGGTGTTGACGGTGTCCAAATGGCAACCAGATTTGTTGCAACATACGAGTGTGATGCTGACATAAAATTTAAAGAAGCTTACATTAATGCAAAAAAAGAAGATGTTGTTATCATAAAAAGCCCTGTAGGATTGCCGGGAAGGGCAATAAATAACAAGTTCTTAGAAGATGTAGAGAAGGGTAAAAAGCAGCCGTTTAAGTGTATCTGGCAGTGTTTGAAGGGGTGCGATTATAGAAAGGCTCCATACTGTATAACACAGGCTTTGGTTAATGCACAGAAGGGAAGGTTTGCGGGCGGTTTTGCATTTGCAGGTGAGAATGTGTATAGGGTTGATAAGATAGTCTCAGTAAAAGAGCTAATCGATGAGCTTGTTGAAGGCTATCTAAGGGCTGCAGATAGGTCTCAATGA
- a CDS encoding phage holin family protein — protein sequence MYFLLRWAINTIALGVAVLIVKGVHVSGIVSLSVASLVIGLLNASLKPVMILFTLPLNILTLGFFTLVINTIMMLITSQLVRGFDVDGFWAAFVASMFMSIVSFLLNLFVKEGSDE from the coding sequence ATGTATTTTCTTCTGCGATGGGCGATAAATACGATAGCTTTAGGTGTTGCCGTTTTAATTGTTAAAGGTGTCCATGTAAGCGGTATTGTCAGTCTCTCTGTAGCATCGCTTGTTATAGGATTACTCAATGCATCGCTAAAGCCCGTTATGATACTTTTTACTCTGCCTTTGAATATACTGACATTGGGATTTTTTACGCTTGTGATTAATACGATAATGATGCTTATTACTTCCCAGCTTGTAAGGGGATTTGATGTTGACGGATTCTGGGCTGCCTTTGTTGCTTCAATGTTTATGAGTATTGTAAGTTTTCTTCTAAATCTTTTCGTAAAAGAGGGTTCAGATGAGTAA
- the lptE gene encoding LPS assembly lipoprotein LptE, which produces MMKRILIVVVAFILSSCAYSFIGQGGRIKGDIKSIYIENVVNETSQPDLQVYLKRDLIDVLNLDSRVSLAKSKDLADGFLKVSIVKYDVNPISYAESGLAIRYRCAISANVSLIDSKGKKIISSMVVSDFEDYSASDSVSATEMARDKISKDVLKSLAEKIRDSLFVGF; this is translated from the coding sequence ATGATGAAAAGGATTTTGATTGTTGTTGTGGCTTTTATACTCTCATCCTGTGCATACTCGTTTATAGGACAGGGTGGCAGGATAAAGGGTGATATAAAAAGCATATATATCGAAAATGTTGTGAATGAGACATCTCAACCGGATTTGCAGGTCTATTTAAAAAGGGATTTGATAGATGTTTTGAATCTTGACTCAAGGGTATCTCTTGCAAAGAGTAAGGATTTGGCTGATGGTTTTTTGAAGGTTTCTATTGTTAAGTATGATGTAAATCCGATTTCGTATGCTGAAAGCGGCCTTGCAATACGTTACAGATGTGCAATATCGGCTAATGTTAGTCTCATTGATAGTAAAGGCAAAAAGATTATAAGCTCTATGGTTGTGAGCGACTTTGAAGACTATTCGGCGAGTGATAGCGTTTCTGCAACCGAGATGGCAAGGGATAAGATATCTAAGGATGTGCTTAAAAGCTTAGCTGAAAAGATAAGGGATTCTCTGTTTGTAGGGTTTTAG
- the leuS gene encoding leucine--tRNA ligase — MKKYNPAEIEIKWQKIWEEKGVFKAKDFDEKPKFYQLEMFPYPSGRIHMGHVRNYSIGDAIARYKFAQGYNVLHPMGFDAFGMPAENAAISNKTHPAKWTYSNIDYMIKELKRLGFSYDWDRLVITCDPDYYKWEQKIFIEMFKKGMVYRAKSTVNYCPTCKTVLANEQVEDGKCWRCGDEVIQKEMDEWFLKITDYADQLLDDMKLIEEGWPERVLVQQRNWIGKSKGAFVKFKIKGTDEYLEVFTTRPDTLFGVTFVSIAPNHPKLMELVSDEQKETVERFIEEFKKVDRDFSKEKEGVFTGAYLINPATGEDVPLYAANFVLMDYGTGVVMAVPAHDQRDFEFATKYNLPKKIVIWSDELDKDVSRWEKAYTDKGILVNSGQFDGMDNEKAKWEIVKWLEEKGLARIGYQYRLRDWNVSRQRYWGAPIPVIYCPNCGIVPEKEENLPVKLPEDVEITGEGGSPLAKVEEFVNVKCPICGADAKRETDTFDTFVESSWYFLRYCSPKYDKGIFEKDKVDYWMDVDQYVGGIEHAVMHLLYARYFTKVLRDLGYTSSTEPFKRLLTQGMVIKDGAKMSKSKGNVVDPDDIINQYGADTARLFILFAAPPEKDLEWSDEGVEGAYRFLNRLWRLVLEYKDLKASDVEINTDRLKELNYMIHSTIKRITQDFEDYHFNTAIAASMEFVNFLYDFKPETEDEKKLFARAIEVLLIMLNPIVPHIAEELWQITGHDGLIAFERWPEYDEKATIKDTVTIAITVNGKLRDALEFSRGAEEDEVFKKALESQKVKRHVEGKQIIKKIFVKDKLLNIVVK; from the coding sequence TTGAAAAAATACAATCCAGCAGAGATAGAGATTAAGTGGCAGAAAATCTGGGAAGAGAAAGGCGTTTTTAAGGCAAAAGACTTTGATGAGAAGCCAAAGTTTTACCAGCTTGAGATGTTCCCGTATCCTTCAGGCAGAATTCACATGGGACATGTCAGAAATTACTCTATAGGTGATGCAATAGCAAGGTATAAATTCGCTCAAGGATACAATGTGCTCCATCCTATGGGCTTTGACGCATTTGGAATGCCTGCTGAAAATGCCGCTATAAGCAATAAGACACACCCGGCTAAATGGACATACTCAAACATTGATTACATGATAAAGGAACTCAAAAGATTGGGCTTTTCATACGATTGGGATAGGCTTGTTATTACATGCGACCCGGATTATTACAAATGGGAACAGAAGATTTTTATTGAGATGTTCAAAAAGGGTATGGTTTATCGTGCAAAGAGCACGGTAAATTACTGCCCAACATGTAAGACTGTTCTTGCAAACGAGCAGGTTGAAGATGGCAAGTGCTGGCGATGTGGCGATGAAGTTATACAGAAAGAGATGGATGAGTGGTTCTTGAAGATTACAGATTATGCCGACCAGCTGCTTGATGATATGAAGCTGATTGAAGAAGGCTGGCCTGAGCGTGTTTTGGTTCAGCAGAGAAACTGGATAGGAAAGTCCAAAGGTGCTTTTGTTAAGTTTAAGATAAAAGGCACAGATGAGTATTTGGAAGTATTTACAACAAGACCCGATACGCTGTTTGGCGTGACATTTGTAAGTATTGCTCCGAACCATCCTAAACTGATGGAACTTGTAAGTGATGAACAGAAAGAGACTGTTGAAAGATTTATCGAAGAGTTTAAGAAGGTTGATAGGGATTTCTCAAAAGAGAAGGAAGGTGTGTTTACCGGTGCTTATCTGATAAATCCAGCAACGGGTGAAGATGTGCCGCTTTATGCTGCAAACTTTGTTTTGATGGATTATGGAACAGGAGTTGTTATGGCTGTTCCTGCTCATGATCAGAGAGACTTTGAATTTGCAACAAAATACAACTTGCCTAAGAAGATAGTTATCTGGTCTGATGAGCTTGATAAAGATGTCTCAAGGTGGGAGAAAGCATACACAGATAAAGGTATTCTGGTTAACTCCGGTCAGTTTGACGGAATGGATAATGAGAAGGCAAAGTGGGAGATAGTTAAGTGGCTTGAAGAGAAAGGGCTTGCGCGTATTGGTTATCAGTATAGGCTTAGAGATTGGAATGTATCTCGCCAAAGATATTGGGGTGCTCCAATTCCTGTTATTTACTGTCCAAACTGTGGCATAGTGCCAGAAAAGGAAGAGAACCTTCCAGTTAAATTGCCCGAAGATGTTGAGATTACCGGTGAAGGTGGCTCGCCACTTGCAAAGGTTGAAGAGTTTGTGAATGTTAAATGTCCAATTTGTGGTGCCGATGCAAAAAGAGAGACAGACACCTTTGATACATTTGTTGAGTCTTCCTGGTATTTCTTGCGTTATTGCTCACCAAAATACGACAAGGGTATATTTGAAAAGGATAAAGTGGATTACTGGATGGATGTTGACCAGTATGTTGGCGGTATTGAACATGCCGTAATGCATCTGCTCTATGCTCGCTATTTTACAAAGGTTTTGCGTGATTTGGGTTATACAAGCTCGACAGAGCCTTTCAAACGCCTGCTTACTCAAGGTATGGTTATAAAAGACGGCGCAAAGATGAGTAAATCCAAGGGTAATGTTGTTGACCCTGACGATATTATCAATCAATACGGTGCAGATACGGCAAGGCTATTTATCCTGTTTGCTGCACCGCCAGAGAAGGACCTTGAGTGGTCTGACGAAGGCGTTGAAGGTGCATATAGGTTTTTAAATAGGCTTTGGAGATTGGTGCTTGAGTATAAGGATTTGAAGGCTTCTGATGTTGAGATTAATACAGACAGACTCAAAGAGTTGAATTATATGATACACTCAACGATTAAAAGGATTACACAGGATTTTGAAGATTATCACTTTAATACGGCGATTGCTGCAAGCATGGAGTTTGTAAATTTCTTGTATGATTTCAAGCCTGAGACGGAAGATGAGAAAAAACTGTTTGCAAGGGCTATTGAAGTGTTGTTGATTATGCTTAATCCTATTGTGCCGCATATAGCTGAAGAGTTGTGGCAGATAACAGGCCATGATGGGTTGATAGCATTTGAGAGATGGCCGGAATACGACGAAAAAGCAACAATAAAAGATACTGTCACAATAGCGATAACGGTTAATGGAAAATTGAGAGATGCACTTGAGTTTTCTCGTGGTGCAGAAGAAGATGAAGTATTCAAAAAAGCTCTTGAGAGTCAAAAGGTTAAAAGGCATGTTGAAGGTAAACAGATTATAAAGAAGATATTTGTTAAAGATAAGTTGTTGAATATTGTGGTGAAATGA
- the ilvD gene encoding dihydroxy-acid dehydratase, translating into MARRSDIMLKGPERAPHRSLFKADGYTDIELNRPIIAIANSYNTIVPGHVHMQQLVEAVKYGIYMAGGTPIEFNVIGVDDGIAMGHLGMHYSLPSRELIADSVETMVNAHPVDGLVILPACDKIVPGMMMAVARVNIPSIMISGGPMLAGRYNGTDIDLAQVFEGVGKYLNGQITEEELKEIEDAGCPSCGSCSGMYSANSINCISEVLGLSLPGNGTIPAPMAARVRLAKIAGMKIVELVNRGIKPRDIMTKEAFMNAIAADMAMGCSTNTVLHLLAIANEAKVDLTLDDFDKMTDIVPDLCAFSPVGPYHLQDLDEAGGMMALLNRLEPLGILNHDCITVTGKTIYENYKDAKVYRDEVIRPLDKPYYPKGGLTILKGNLAPDGAVLKQSGVDTSMNKFVGRARVFDSEDEALKAIFGKQINKGDVVVIRYEGPAGGPGMKEMLQPTSAIAGMGMDKDVALITDGRFSGATRGLSVGHISPEAARGGLIALIEEGDKIEFDVEKKTMNLLVDDKTIEERKKNFKPKPPKITEGWLARYSKMVGPASKGAVLEY; encoded by the coding sequence ATGGCAAGAAGAAGTGATATTATGCTGAAAGGCCCAGAAAGGGCACCACACAGGTCTCTATTTAAAGCTGATGGTTATACGGACATTGAACTAAACAGGCCAATAATAGCAATAGCAAACTCTTACAATACAATTGTCCCAGGCCATGTACATATGCAGCAGCTTGTTGAAGCCGTTAAATATGGTATTTACATGGCTGGTGGAACACCGATTGAGTTCAATGTTATAGGCGTTGATGATGGTATAGCTATGGGTCATTTAGGCATGCATTACTCGCTGCCTTCAAGGGAACTCATTGCAGACAGTGTTGAGACGATGGTTAATGCCCATCCTGTTGATGGTCTCGTTATTTTGCCTGCTTGCGATAAGATTGTTCCGGGTATGATGATGGCTGTTGCAAGGGTGAATATTCCTTCGATTATGATTTCTGGTGGGCCTATGCTTGCCGGCAGATACAACGGCACGGATATTGACCTTGCACAGGTGTTTGAAGGTGTAGGTAAATACTTAAATGGTCAGATAACAGAAGAAGAGTTAAAAGAGATAGAAGATGCAGGTTGCCCATCGTGTGGCTCTTGCTCTGGTATGTATTCTGCAAACTCGATTAACTGTATAAGCGAAGTGCTCGGTTTGTCTCTGCCTGGAAATGGCACAATCCCAGCGCCAATGGCTGCAAGGGTGAGACTTGCCAAAATAGCGGGTATGAAAATAGTTGAGCTTGTAAATAGAGGGATTAAGCCCAGAGACATAATGACAAAGGAAGCATTCATGAACGCCATAGCTGCCGATATGGCTATGGGTTGCTCAACAAATACGGTGCTTCATCTTTTGGCTATAGCCAATGAAGCAAAGGTTGATTTAACCCTTGATGATTTTGATAAGATGACTGACATTGTGCCTGATTTGTGCGCCTTTTCACCTGTTGGGCCTTATCATTTGCAGGATTTGGACGAAGCAGGCGGCATGATGGCACTTTTAAATAGGCTTGAGCCTTTGGGTATTCTAAACCATGATTGTATTACGGTTACGGGCAAGACGATCTATGAGAACTATAAGGATGCAAAGGTTTACAGGGATGAAGTGATAAGGCCACTTGATAAGCCTTACTATCCAAAAGGTGGTTTGACGATTTTGAAAGGCAACCTTGCACCTGATGGTGCTGTTTTGAAGCAGTCTGGCGTTGATACTTCAATGAATAAATTTGTTGGAAGGGCAAGGGTATTTGACTCAGAAGATGAAGCATTGAAGGCAATATTTGGCAAGCAGATAAACAAGGGCGATGTTGTTGTTATAAGGTATGAAGGTCCTGCCGGTGGGCCAGGAATGAAGGAGATGCTGCAGCCTACAAGTGCTATAGCGGGAATGGGCATGGATAAGGATGTGGCTTTGATTACAGACGGCAGGTTCTCTGGTGCAACAAGGGGTCTATCAGTTGGTCATATATCGCCAGAAGCAGCAAGGGGCGGCCTTATAGCCCTGATTGAAGAAGGAGATAAGATTGAGTTTGATGTTGAAAAGAAAACGATGAATCTGCTTGTTGATGATAAAACAATCGAAGAGAGAAAGAAAAACTTTAAGCCAAAACCACCAAAAATTACAGAAGGTTGGCTTGCAAGGTATTCCAAAATGGTTGGACCTGCAAGCAAGGGAGCAGTATTAGAATACTAA
- a CDS encoding acyl-CoA thioesterase codes for MAELSYKTNIYYDDTDAGGVVYYANYLKLCERAKQEFFLKKGCDLFKLHYEGIYLVVKEVKANYISSLKLGDEAEVYVSIKRIKRASVDLFFEIVAGGEKKAEIEIKSVSVDKDLKIVKLPDCFSHLT; via the coding sequence ATGGCTGAACTATCTTACAAAACAAATATTTATTATGATGATACCGACGCTGGTGGTGTTGTTTATTATGCAAACTATTTAAAGCTGTGCGAAAGGGCAAAACAGGAGTTTTTTCTAAAGAAGGGTTGCGATTTATTTAAGTTGCATTACGAAGGTATATATCTTGTTGTGAAGGAAGTTAAGGCGAATTACATCTCGAGCTTAAAGCTTGGAGATGAAGCCGAAGTGTATGTATCTATAAAAAGGATAAAAAGGGCGAGTGTTGACCTGTTTTTTGAGATAGTGGCAGGTGGTGAGAAAAAAGCAGAGATAGAGATAAAATCTGTATCGGTTGATAAGGATTTAAAAATAGTAAAACTTCCAGATTGCTTTAGCCACTTGACATAA
- a CDS encoding methyl-accepting chemotaxis protein: MSYTKKLFIYMVSFGIGMGIVFPIFASFFVDVKDGYGIIFDISCVVAGIVVGLSGFYITKITILKQLSNMSFVVKKIESEDLTSKIEDESILLSKDEIGLLARNFNKAIETLKSVIKRTSELILSVFSLSSEVENDVESIKGVSVDALNYSRQVKESVSRLNEVYSELGGRLDIVRKKLERSNNTFNESFDLIENNLNDVSSFSASFYEMKKDVEQLKNIVNLVVDSVLVIDEIADQTNLLALNAAIEAARAGEAGRGFAVVADEVRKLAEKTHFSTSNIREVITKLVNMSEDFYKIMETAIKKAEKSRKNSENLMEKTRFLQADMNDVYRELLSFFEEVEELSSVMNYVEENVNKIAAIEDVSVRIEKIKDGLAELVSKVDSLRRTIEVFKL; the protein is encoded by the coding sequence GTGAGTTATACAAAAAAGCTGTTTATTTATATGGTGAGCTTTGGAATAGGTATGGGGATTGTGTTCCCCATATTTGCTTCTTTTTTTGTTGATGTAAAAGATGGATACGGGATTATTTTTGATATTAGTTGTGTAGTGGCAGGGATTGTTGTTGGTCTTAGTGGTTTTTACATAACAAAGATAACGATCTTAAAACAACTCAGCAATATGAGCTTTGTGGTAAAAAAGATAGAGAGTGAAGACTTGACTTCAAAAATAGAAGATGAGTCGATTTTGTTATCTAAAGACGAAATAGGCTTGCTTGCAAGGAATTTTAATAAAGCCATAGAAACTCTTAAAAGCGTTATAAAACGCACATCTGAACTTATATTATCTGTATTTTCTTTGTCTTCTGAAGTAGAGAACGATGTTGAGTCTATAAAAGGTGTATCGGTTGATGCTTTAAACTATTCCCGTCAGGTTAAAGAGTCTGTAAGTAGGTTAAATGAAGTGTATTCTGAACTTGGTGGCAGACTTGATATTGTTAGAAAAAAGCTTGAAAGGTCAAATAATACATTCAATGAGAGTTTTGATTTGATAGAAAACAATCTAAACGATGTTAGCAGTTTTTCTGCTTCGTTTTATGAGATGAAAAAAGATGTTGAACAACTAAAAAACATTGTAAATCTTGTAGTGGATTCTGTGCTTGTAATAGATGAGATTGCAGATCAAACAAACTTACTCGCTTTAAATGCTGCAATCGAAGCAGCACGAGCTGGAGAAGCTGGTCGTGGTTTTGCCGTTGTTGCCGATGAAGTGAGAAAATTAGCTGAAAAAACGCATTTCTCAACTTCAAATATAAGGGAAGTGATAACTAAGCTTGTAAACATGTCTGAAGATTTTTACAAAATCATGGAAACAGCAATAAAAAAGGCAGAAAAGAGCAGAAAAAACAGCGAAAACTTGATGGAGAAGACAAGGTTTCTTCAGGCTGATATGAACGATGTTTATAGGGAGTTGCTCTCATTCTTTGAAGAGGTAGAAGAGTTATCGTCTGTCATGAATTATGTTGAAGAGAATGTAAACAAGATTGCGGCTATTGAAGATGTATCGGTGAGAATAGAGAAGATAAAAGACGGATTGGCTGAGCTCGTAAGTAAGGTTGACTCATTGAGAAGAACCATAGAGGTTTTTAAGTTATGA
- a CDS encoding class II fructose-bisphosphate aldolase has product MVHYTELGFVNTKEMFKDAMANGYAVPAYNFNNMEQLQAIITACTLTQSPVILQVSKGARKYANQTLLRWMAQGAVELMKEIAKENNLKEIPIALHLDHGDSFELCKSCIEMGFSSVMIDGSHLPYEENVEITAKVVEYAHKYDVTVEGELGVLAGIEDDVKAEKNIYTNPDDVEDFVKRTGVDSLAIAIGTSHGAYKFKVKPGEQPPPLRFDILEEIERRIPGFPIVLHGASSVLQEYVEIINKYGGNLEGAVGVPEDQLRKAAKSAVCKINIDSDGRLVMTAKIREFLWNNPKEFDPRKYLGPAREELIKMYMRKNKEVLGSANRV; this is encoded by the coding sequence ATGGTTCATTACACAGAGTTGGGATTTGTAAATACTAAGGAGATGTTTAAAGATGCGATGGCGAACGGTTATGCTGTTCCTGCTTATAACTTCAATAATATGGAGCAGCTTCAAGCTATAATTACCGCTTGCACATTAACACAGTCTCCTGTTATCTTGCAGGTTTCAAAGGGTGCAAGGAAATACGCCAACCAAACATTGTTAAGATGGATGGCGCAGGGTGCTGTTGAGCTAATGAAAGAGATAGCAAAGGAGAACAATCTAAAAGAGATTCCAATAGCTTTGCATCTTGATCATGGTGATAGTTTTGAACTGTGTAAAAGCTGTATAGAGATGGGATTTTCATCTGTTATGATTGATGGAAGCCATCTGCCTTATGAAGAGAATGTCGAAATCACTGCAAAGGTTGTTGAGTATGCACATAAATACGATGTAACTGTTGAAGGTGAACTTGGTGTTTTGGCTGGTATAGAAGATGATGTTAAGGCTGAAAAGAATATTTACACAAACCCAGACGATGTCGAAGATTTTGTAAAGAGAACAGGAGTTGATTCTTTGGCTATAGCTATTGGAACATCTCATGGTGCATATAAATTTAAGGTAAAACCAGGTGAACAACCACCACCATTGAGATTTGATATACTTGAAGAGATAGAAAGGAGAATCCCTGGATTCCCTATAGTTTTGCATGGTGCAAGCAGCGTATTACAAGAGTATGTTGAGATTATCAACAAATACGGCGGCAATTTGGAAGGTGCTGTCGGTGTTCCAGAAGACCAGTTAAGAAAAGCTGCGAAGAGTGCAGTTTGCAAGATAAACATAGACTCAGACGGTAGGCTTGTTATGACGGCTAAAATTAGAGAGTTTTTGTGGAATAATCCGAAAGAGTTTGACCCAAGAAAATACTTAGGTCCTGCAAGAGAAGAGTTAATCAAAATGTATATGAGAAAGAATAAAGAAGTTTTGGGTAGCGCAAATAGGGTATAG
- a CDS encoding ATP-binding protein, whose product MMKKLPIGISTFRKIREDDYVYIDKTDLALDLIKNGQYYLLSRPRRFGKSLFLDTLKEIFQGNKELFKGLYIYDKYEFESYPVISISFGSGGVKDKESLQKRIKEILEENSLLLNVELPDAETTQGVFRKFIMKIVNHRHKPVVILIDEYDKPILDNIEDKEAAREIRDELKNFYSVIKDSDAFIRFVFITGVSKFSKVSLFSGLNNLNDITVNPRYATICGYTQRDVETSFAEHLKGVDFDKIKKWYNDYRWLGEPVYNPFDILLFISNQCRFGNYWFSTATPTFLLKLIEKNRYHLPNLERAVKDYRMLDSFDVDFIDIETLMWQTGYLTITEAKDTPRGILFYLGIPNLEVELSLFGSIADFMTRTSNSAIISNNMYMALINQDLETFKQELISLFASIPYANFTGEKLYEYEGYYVSVFYAYMKALGVELIAEDITNKERIDLTLKFDNAIYIIEFKEEGKNALEQIKQKKYYEKYMNENKPIYLIGMEFDKKERNISRVEMEKYPFT is encoded by the coding sequence ATGATGAAAAAACTCCCCATCGGCATCTCAACCTTCAGAAAGATAAGAGAAGATGATTATGTCTATATAGACAAGACAGATTTAGCCTTAGACTTAATCAAGAATGGGCAGTATTACTTACTATCCCGTCCCAGACGCTTTGGTAAGTCTTTATTCCTTGACACACTCAAAGAGATATTCCAAGGCAACAAAGAGCTATTCAAGGGTTTATATATATACGACAAGTATGAGTTTGAGAGCTATCCTGTGATATCTATCTCTTTTGGCTCTGGCGGTGTAAAGGACAAAGAGAGCTTACAAAAGAGAATTAAGGAAATATTAGAAGAAAACTCCCTGCTTCTTAATGTGGAATTACCAGATGCTGAAACAACACAGGGAGTGTTCAGGAAATTCATAATGAAGATAGTCAACCACCGCCACAAACCCGTTGTCATCCTTATCGATGAATACGACAAACCCATCCTTGACAACATAGAAGACAAAGAAGCAGCAAGAGAGATAAGGGATGAGCTAAAGAACTTCTATTCTGTAATCAAAGACTCAGATGCCTTCATCAGGTTTGTCTTCATCACAGGAGTAAGCAAGTTCTCAAAGGTTAGTCTATTTTCTGGTTTAAACAACCTAAACGACATAACAGTCAATCCCAGATATGCAACAATATGCGGCTATACCCAAAGGGATGTTGAGACATCATTTGCAGAACATCTCAAAGGAGTTGATTTTGACAAGATAAAGAAGTGGTATAATGACTATAGATGGCTTGGTGAACCAGTCTATAACCCATTTGACATTCTTCTTTTCATCTCCAACCAGTGCAGGTTTGGCAATTACTGGTTCTCAACAGCTACACCAACATTCCTGCTTAAGCTCATTGAGAAGAACAGATACCACCTGCCAAACTTAGAGAGAGCAGTCAAGGATTACAGAATGCTTGACAGCTTTGATGTTGACTTCATAGACATTGAAACACTGATGTGGCAGACAGGGTATTTGACAATAACAGAAGCAAAAGATACACCAAGAGGCATTCTCTTCTATCTTGGCATACCAAACCTTGAAGTTGAACTATCCCTTTTTGGAAGCATAGCAGACTTTATGACAAGAACAAGCAACTCAGCTATCATAAGCAACAATATGTATATGGCTTTGATAAACCAAGACTTAGAAACCTTCAAACAAGAGCTCATCTCTCTGTTTGCTTCTATCCCTTATGCAAACTTCACAGGTGAGAAGCTCTATGAGTATGAAGGATACTATGTCAGTGTATTCTATGCCTATATGAAGGCATTGGGTGTTGAACTGATAGCAGAAGATATAACAAACAAGGAAAGGATAGACTTAACCTTAAAGTTTGACAATGCAATCTATATTATAGAGTTCAAAGAAGAAGGCAAGAATGCCTTAGAGCAGATTAAACAGAAGAAGTATTATGAGAAATACATGAATGAGAATAAACCAATTTATCTAATAGGCATGGAGTTTGACAAGAAAGAAAGGAATATAAGTAGGGTGGAGATGGAGAAATACCCTTTTACTTGA